In Panacibacter ginsenosidivorans, the following proteins share a genomic window:
- a CDS encoding HAMP domain-containing protein, with product MKTHKRQLQPNLENTETATIDVPVKNKNGSGKKANTSAKAADAQLKDDNELDVKSLLRILSEVKNGNFNVRMPIDEVGISGKICDTLNDIIVLNATLVEELNLARNTIGNKGKLNHRVELPKSARGSWNSAVESINTLISDLVHPTIEIAHVISSVAKGNLSQEMPLQIGDHMLEGEFGRIATEVNDMVKQLNLFSMEVTRVAREVGSEGILGGQAKVKGVAGVWKDLTDSVNQMAGNLTAQVRNIAEVTTAVAKGDLSKKITVDVQGEILELKNTINTMVDQLNSFSSEVTRVAREVGTDGKLGGQAEVKGVAGTWKDLTDSVNQMASNLTGQVRNIAEVTTAVARGDLSRKITVDVKGEILELKNTINTMVDQLNSFSVEVTRVAREVGSEGKLGGQATVKGVGGVWKDLTESVNQMGSNLTAQVRNIAEVTTAVANGDLSKKITVDVEGEILELKITINTMVDQLNSFASEVTRVALEVGTEGKLGGQAKVQGVGGTWKDLTDSVNQMASNLTAQVRNIAEVTTAVANGDLSKKITVDVAGEILELKKTINTMVDQLNSFASEVTRVALEVGTEGKLGGQAKVQGVGGTWKDLTESVNQMGSNLTAQVRNIAEVTTAVAKGDLSRKITVDVKGEILELKNTINTMVDQLNSFGSEVFRVAREVGSEGKLGGQADVPGVEGLWKDLTDSVNKMASNLTSQVRNIAEVTTAVANGDLSRKIEVDVKGEILELKNTINTMVEQLRAFASEVTRVAREVGTEGKLGGQANVPGVAGTWKDLTDSVNQMAGNLTAQVRNIADVAIAVANGDMSRKITVDVRGEILQLKETLNTMVDQLRAFASEVTRVAREVGTDGKLGGQAFVPGVAGTWKDLTDSVNQMTGNLTSQVRNIAEVTKAVASGDLSKKVTIDVKGEIFDLKNTINTMVDQLNSFAYEVTRVAREVGTEGKLGGQSEVQGVAGTWKDLTDSVNMMASNLTNQVRGIAKVVTAVATGNLKQKLSIVSQGEVAQLTDTINEMIDTLAVFADQVTTVAREVGVEGRLGGQASVPGASGIWKNLTENVNQLAENLTTQVRAISEVASAVTKGDLTQMIRVEAKGEVEELKDTINQMIANLKQTTLRNQEQDWLKSNLAQFTQMLQGQKDLNTVTRRILSELARVVNAQKGMFYILEQNEAQQIPKLKLFAAYAFGEEVEASKEFALGEGLVGQCALDKERILLTNVPKNYIKINSGLGKASPVNLIVLPVLFETEIKAVIELASFDTFSQTHLDFLSQLTESIGIVLNTIEANSRTEDLLEQSQSLADELRRTNEELQDKAHLLVKQKEEVEAKNKEVEEARKSLEEKAEQLQLTSKYKSEFLANMSHELRTPLNSLLILAQQLYENYEGNLSEKQIRYAKTIHSCGDDLIQLINDILDLSKIESGYISTDFINLRFNEITAFVETTFKHISENKNLRFTIETDDKLPASLETDAQRLNQILKNLLSNAFKFTEKGEVKFKIYEANHNWKQSHPGLDNAVRVVAFEIRDTGIGISRDKQNIIFEAFQQAEGSTSRKYGGTGLGLSISRGLADLLGGSIELESEMGHGSTFTLFLPINYNPAAVKKEKQSTLTISEYKLSETNDDISLQSVPTIKFAEPKDLDALNEIINDTGDDRNNIVHSDKVILVIEDDIRFAKIMVEKAHELDLKVVVATNFADVFDLTNKFNPIAITLDVKLPDASGWRIIDLFKNDINFRHIPVHLISGEENRLLAMQRGARSFNLKPLKTEALNILFTDIINYNNIQTKKLLIVEDNELDSSQIARILDNGDLISIEIASSGKEALQLITNNQYECIIVDFMLPDIEGFQFLTEINSIRKSQMTPVIVYSAKDFSAKERSQLKQYANRILLKDVSSLDLLLEETVLLLHINQKDLLPEKRKLIENLRSNKDILTAKNVLVVDDDVRNLFALTTAFDRFNINTITAESGREAMQILSEHPHIDIVLMDIMMPEMDGYETTQKIRREHKNTSLPIIAVTAKAMKGDREKCIEAGASDYITKPLKIDQLLSLMRVWLYK from the coding sequence ATGAAGACACACAAAAGACAACTACAGCCAAATTTGGAAAACACTGAAACCGCAACTATTGATGTTCCCGTTAAAAATAAAAATGGCAGTGGTAAAAAAGCAAACACATCCGCTAAGGCGGCGGATGCCCAATTGAAAGATGATAATGAGCTGGATGTAAAATCTCTACTAAGGATACTTTCAGAAGTAAAGAATGGCAACTTTAATGTTAGAATGCCAATCGATGAGGTTGGCATTAGCGGCAAAATATGCGACACATTGAATGATATAATTGTATTAAACGCAACACTTGTTGAAGAGCTAAACCTTGCAAGAAATACAATCGGAAATAAAGGAAAACTTAACCATCGCGTAGAGCTTCCAAAATCAGCACGCGGCTCATGGAATTCTGCTGTTGAATCTATTAATACACTCATCTCTGATCTTGTACATCCAACAATTGAAATAGCGCATGTAATAAGTTCTGTGGCAAAAGGCAATCTTTCACAGGAAATGCCTTTGCAGATCGGCGACCATATGCTTGAAGGAGAGTTTGGTCGTATTGCAACAGAAGTAAACGACATGGTAAAACAATTGAATTTGTTTTCCATGGAAGTTACCCGTGTGGCAAGAGAAGTTGGTTCGGAGGGAATTTTAGGAGGACAAGCTAAAGTAAAAGGTGTAGCTGGTGTATGGAAAGATCTTACAGACTCTGTAAACCAAATGGCGGGTAATCTTACTGCGCAGGTAAGAAATATCGCAGAAGTAACTACCGCCGTTGCAAAAGGAGATCTTTCAAAGAAGATCACTGTAGATGTACAGGGAGAAATTCTTGAATTAAAGAATACCATCAATACCATGGTGGATCAGTTGAATTCTTTCTCATCAGAAGTTACCCGTGTGGCAAGAGAAGTTGGTACGGATGGAAAGCTTGGTGGACAAGCTGAAGTAAAGGGTGTTGCAGGTACATGGAAAGACTTAACAGATTCTGTAAACCAAATGGCATCTAACCTTACAGGTCAGGTAAGAAATATCGCAGAAGTAACTACTGCCGTTGCGCGGGGTGACTTATCAAGAAAAATTACAGTGGATGTAAAAGGAGAAATTCTTGAATTGAAGAACACCATTAATACAATGGTGGATCAGTTAAATTCATTTTCTGTTGAGGTAACTCGTGTTGCAAGAGAAGTAGGTTCTGAAGGAAAACTTGGCGGACAGGCAACAGTAAAAGGAGTTGGCGGTGTTTGGAAAGATCTTACAGAATCTGTAAACCAGATGGGATCGAATCTTACGGCACAGGTAAGAAATATTGCAGAGGTAACGACCGCTGTTGCAAATGGTGACCTGTCAAAAAAAATCACGGTAGACGTAGAAGGAGAAATCCTTGAATTAAAAATTACCATTAATACAATGGTTGACCAGTTAAACTCTTTTGCATCTGAAGTAACACGTGTGGCACTTGAAGTTGGTACTGAAGGAAAACTTGGTGGACAAGCTAAAGTACAGGGTGTTGGTGGTACATGGAAAGACCTTACTGATTCTGTGAACCAGATGGCATCAAACTTAACAGCACAGGTTAGAAACATTGCAGAGGTAACAACAGCCGTTGCCAACGGAGACCTTTCTAAAAAAATTACGGTGGATGTTGCAGGTGAAATTTTAGAGTTAAAGAAAACCATCAACACAATGGTTGACCAGTTAAACTCTTTTGCATCTGAAGTAACACGAGTTGCGCTCGAAGTAGGTACAGAAGGTAAGTTAGGAGGTCAGGCAAAAGTGCAGGGTGTTGGTGGTACATGGAAAGACTTAACAGAATCTGTAAACCAGATGGGATCAAATCTTACTGCACAGGTAAGAAATATTGCAGAAGTAACCACTGCTGTTGCAAAAGGAGATCTTTCAAGAAAAATTACGGTGGATGTAAAAGGAGAAATTCTTGAATTGAAGAATACTATCAACACAATGGTGGATCAGTTGAATTCATTTGGTTCGGAAGTATTCAGGGTAGCACGAGAAGTAGGTAGTGAAGGTAAGCTTGGCGGACAGGCCGATGTGCCCGGTGTAGAAGGTTTATGGAAAGACCTTACGGATTCTGTAAATAAAATGGCTTCTAATCTTACTTCGCAGGTAAGAAACATTGCAGAGGTAACCACAGCCGTTGCCAACGGTGACTTATCACGTAAAATTGAAGTGGATGTAAAAGGTGAAATTCTTGAATTGAAGAACACTATCAACACCATGGTGGAGCAGCTTCGTGCATTCGCATCAGAAGTAACACGTGTTGCAAGAGAAGTTGGTACGGAAGGCAAGTTGGGCGGTCAGGCAAATGTGCCGGGCGTTGCGGGAACATGGAAGGATCTTACGGACTCTGTTAACCAGATGGCTGGTAATCTTACGGCACAGGTGAGAAACATTGCAGACGTTGCAATTGCAGTTGCAAACGGAGACATGTCAAGAAAAATTACGGTGGATGTACGCGGAGAAATTTTACAATTGAAGGAAACGCTAAACACGATGGTGGATCAGCTTCGTGCATTTGCATCTGAAGTAACGCGTGTGGCACGTGAAGTAGGTACAGATGGTAAACTTGGAGGACAAGCATTTGTGCCAGGAGTTGCCGGAACATGGAAAGACCTTACAGATTCTGTGAATCAAATGACAGGTAATCTTACATCACAGGTAAGAAATATTGCAGAAGTAACGAAAGCTGTTGCGTCAGGTGACCTTTCAAAAAAAGTTACGATAGATGTTAAAGGAGAAATCTTTGATTTGAAAAACACGATCAACACTATGGTTGACCAGCTCAACTCTTTTGCATATGAAGTAACACGTGTTGCGAGAGAAGTTGGCACTGAAGGTAAATTGGGAGGTCAATCCGAAGTACAGGGTGTTGCAGGAACATGGAAAGATTTGACAGATTCTGTAAATATGATGGCATCAAACCTTACCAACCAGGTACGAGGTATTGCAAAAGTTGTGACTGCTGTGGCAACCGGAAATCTTAAGCAAAAATTATCGATAGTATCGCAAGGAGAAGTTGCTCAGTTAACAGATACGATCAATGAGATGATTGATACGTTGGCTGTGTTTGCAGACCAGGTTACCACTGTTGCACGCGAAGTGGGGGTAGAAGGAAGACTGGGAGGACAAGCAAGTGTGCCTGGCGCATCTGGCATCTGGAAAAACCTAACAGAAAACGTTAACCAGTTAGCAGAAAATCTTACTACACAGGTGCGTGCAATTTCTGAAGTTGCATCTGCTGTAACGAAAGGTGATCTTACTCAAATGATTCGTGTGGAAGCAAAGGGAGAAGTTGAAGAATTGAAAGATACCATCAACCAGATGATTGCTAACCTTAAGCAAACAACACTACGTAATCAGGAACAGGATTGGTTGAAATCTAATCTTGCACAGTTTACGCAAATGTTGCAGGGTCAGAAAGATCTCAATACTGTTACAAGACGTATTCTTTCAGAACTTGCCCGTGTTGTTAATGCCCAAAAAGGTATGTTCTATATATTAGAACAAAATGAAGCACAACAAATACCTAAATTAAAATTATTCGCTGCTTATGCTTTTGGTGAAGAAGTGGAGGCATCAAAGGAATTTGCTTTGGGGGAAGGATTAGTTGGTCAATGTGCACTTGATAAGGAAAGAATTTTATTGACAAATGTTCCAAAGAATTATATTAAAATAAACTCCGGTTTGGGTAAGGCATCACCTGTAAACCTCATAGTGTTGCCTGTGTTATTTGAGACGGAAATTAAGGCGGTTATTGAGCTTGCATCCTTTGATACTTTTAGTCAAACACACCTTGACTTTCTAAGTCAGCTTACAGAAAGTATCGGTATCGTGCTTAATACTATTGAAGCAAACTCAAGAACAGAAGATCTTCTTGAACAATCACAATCGCTCGCAGACGAATTAAGAAGAACAAATGAAGAGTTGCAGGATAAAGCACACCTTCTTGTAAAACAAAAAGAAGAAGTGGAAGCAAAAAATAAAGAAGTAGAAGAAGCAAGAAAATCTTTGGAAGAGAAAGCTGAACAGTTGCAGCTTACCTCTAAATACAAATCTGAATTTCTCGCCAACATGTCTCATGAATTGCGTACGCCTTTGAACTCACTTCTGATACTTGCACAACAATTATATGAGAACTATGAAGGTAACCTTTCAGAGAAACAAATTCGTTATGCTAAAACAATTCATAGTTGCGGTGATGATCTTATCCAATTGATTAATGATATTCTCGATCTTTCCAAGATCGAATCAGGTTATATCTCAACAGACTTTATTAATCTGCGCTTTAATGAAATAACCGCATTCGTAGAAACAACCTTTAAGCACATTTCAGAAAACAAGAATCTTCGATTTACCATTGAAACGGATGATAAACTTCCTGCGAGTCTTGAAACAGATGCACAACGTTTGAACCAGATACTGAAGAATCTTCTTTCAAACGCATTCAAGTTTACAGAAAAAGGTGAGGTTAAATTCAAGATATATGAAGCGAATCACAACTGGAAACAAAGTCACCCTGGCCTGGATAATGCAGTCCGTGTAGTTGCCTTTGAGATCAGGGATACAGGTATCGGAATTTCAAGAGATAAACAAAACATCATTTTCGAAGCATTCCAACAGGCAGAAGGATCAACAAGCCGCAAATATGGAGGAACCGGTTTAGGTCTTTCCATTAGTAGAGGCCTGGCAGATTTGCTTGGTGGTTCAATTGAATTAGAAAGCGAAATGGGGCATGGAAGTACATTCACTTTATTCCTTCCTATTAACTATAACCCTGCAGCTGTAAAAAAAGAAAAACAAAGTACACTTACCATCAGTGAGTACAAGCTTTCAGAAACAAATGATGATATTTCTTTACAATCAGTGCCAACAATAAAATTTGCAGAACCAAAGGATCTTGATGCACTAAATGAGATCATTAATGATACAGGTGATGACCGCAATAATATTGTTCATTCTGACAAAGTAATACTTGTAATTGAAGATGATATCCGCTTTGCAAAGATCATGGTAGAGAAGGCACATGAGTTGGATCTTAAGGTTGTTGTCGCTACCAATTTTGCGGATGTATTTGATCTTACTAACAAATTCAATCCAATCGCTATAACACTTGATGTGAAACTTCCTGATGCAAGCGGATGGAGGATTATAGATCTCTTTAAAAACGATATTAACTTCAGGCACATCCCGGTACATCTTATTTCAGGTGAAGAAAACAGGTTACTTGCCATGCAGAGAGGCGCACGAAGCTTTAACCTGAAACCATTGAAAACAGAGGCTTTGAATATTTTGTTTACTGATATTATCAATTATAATAACATTCAAACAAAAAAGCTTCTCATCGTTGAAGACAATGAACTGGATTCTTCACAGATCGCAAGAATACTTGATAACGGAGATTTGATCTCGATTGAAATAGCAAGTTCAGGTAAAGAAGCATTGCAGCTGATAACAAACAACCAGTATGAATGCATAATTGTTGATTTCATGTTGCCTGATATTGAAGGCTTCCAGTTCCTTACAGAGATCAATTCTATCAGGAAATCGCAAATGACGCCAGTGATAGTTTATTCTGCAAAAGATTTTTCTGCTAAAGAAAGAAGCCAGTTAAAACAATATGCAAACAGGATTCTATTAAAAGATGTAAGCTCTCTTGATCTTTTGCTTGAAGAAACTGTTCTCTTATTGCACATTAATCAAAAAGACCTGCTTCCTGAAAAACGTAAGCTCATAGAAAACTTACGTTCTAATAAAGACATCCTCACTGCAAAGAATGTACTTGTTGTAGATGATGATGTGCGCAATCTTTTTGCATTAACAACTGCATTCGACAGGTTTAACATCAATACAATTACTGCAGAAAGCGGACGTGAAGCAATGCAGATTTTATCTGAACATCCGCACATTGATATTGTATTGATGGATATAATGATGCCTGAAATGGACGGATACGAAACAACTCAAAAAATAAGAAGAGAACATAAGAACACTTCTTTGCCGATTATTGCAGTTACTGCAAAGGCAATGAAAGGTGACAGGGAAAAATGTATCGAAGCCGGCGCTTCAGATTACATTACAAAACCATTAAAAATAGATCAGTTACTTTCATTGATGAGGGTTTGGCTTTATAAGTAG
- a CDS encoding sensor histidine kinase, whose protein sequence is MKVASKDIKILAVDDREDNLFSIETILEKNNYTIVKANSGRAALKILLHQHDFSLILMDVQMPDINGLETANIIYQRDKLKDIPIIFITAHNYDDDLVFKGYKLGAVDYIYKPINPELLKAKVEVFVELFRKNQQLIEHEKELLAINTSLQNEIEERKLSEEKIKLLNTQLLINNENLKTVNEELDRFAYVASHDLQEPLRKIMIFSDKILMADTKENVNRYLQKIVSSSQRMQSLIQDLLHFSRQNITPSDFTKSDLNIIVKEALHELEMEIEKTKASIHVEKLPVLYIIPSLIRQLFYNLLNNAIKFRRSDLAPSINIQLSSKKINSITYSLINVQDNGIGFDPKYKEDIFSVFKRLHSYHDFEGSGVGLSICKKIIEKHNGFINAESIPGEGSNFIIALPNV, encoded by the coding sequence TTGAAAGTTGCTTCGAAAGATATTAAGATTCTTGCTGTGGATGATAGGGAAGATAACCTGTTTTCTATAGAGACTATTCTTGAAAAAAATAATTATACAATTGTCAAAGCTAATTCAGGCAGGGCTGCTTTAAAGATATTACTTCATCAGCACGATTTTTCGCTGATATTGATGGATGTGCAGATGCCCGACATAAATGGTTTGGAAACTGCTAACATTATTTATCAACGGGATAAACTGAAAGATATTCCGATCATATTTATTACTGCGCACAATTATGATGATGATCTTGTTTTTAAAGGTTACAAATTAGGTGCGGTTGATTACATCTACAAACCAATTAATCCTGAATTACTAAAAGCTAAAGTGGAGGTCTTTGTTGAACTCTTCAGAAAGAATCAACAATTGATTGAACATGAAAAAGAATTGCTTGCGATTAATACCTCGCTTCAAAATGAAATTGAAGAGAGAAAATTATCTGAAGAAAAAATAAAATTATTGAATACGCAGTTACTGATCAATAATGAAAACCTAAAAACAGTAAATGAAGAATTAGACAGGTTTGCGTACGTTGCTTCCCATGATCTGCAGGAACCACTAAGAAAGATCATGATCTTCAGTGATAAAATTCTGATGGCGGATACAAAAGAGAATGTAAACAGGTATTTGCAAAAGATTGTAAGTTCTTCACAACGCATGCAATCGCTGATACAAGACCTGCTTCATTTTTCAAGACAAAATATTACTCCTTCCGATTTTACAAAATCTGATCTGAATATTATTGTAAAGGAGGCATTACATGAACTTGAAATGGAAATTGAAAAAACAAAAGCATCAATTCATGTTGAAAAGCTTCCGGTGCTTTATATTATCCCAAGCCTTATACGCCAGTTGTTTTATAACTTACTTAATAACGCTATTAAGTTTCGCCGTTCAGATCTGGCACCCTCAATAAACATACAATTGTCCTCAAAAAAAATCAATTCGATAACTTATTCTCTCATTAATGTGCAGGATAACGGAATTGGTTTTGATCCAAAATATAAAGAAGATATTTTCTCCGTTTTCAAAAGATTACACAGTTATCATGATTTTGAAGGAAGCGGTGTAGGCTTATCCATCTGTAAAAAAATCATTGAAAAACACAATGGGTTTATAAACGCCGAAAGCATCCCCGGGGAGGGCTCCAATTTTATCATCGCATTACCAAACGTTTAG
- a CDS encoding RNA polymerase sigma factor, which yields MENITTIIKGCINKDHKCQKILYEHYRGYALNISFRYLYRYEKAVDAVNDGFVKLFNHFPEFNIGADTDNEKILMAWLKKIMINTSIDALRRSSMMPEIGGIPEYVWDTPDDSNKADQVLLYNDLIAMVKNLQPNYRTVFNLYVIDGYSHTEIAEILNISVGTSKSSLSRARNLLQSGIKKMEDATACRM from the coding sequence TTGGAAAATATAACCACGATTATAAAAGGGTGCATAAATAAAGATCATAAGTGTCAGAAGATTCTTTATGAGCATTATCGTGGCTATGCTTTAAATATTTCTTTTAGATATCTGTACAGGTATGAAAAAGCTGTTGATGCAGTAAACGATGGTTTTGTAAAATTATTCAACCATTTCCCGGAGTTTAATATTGGTGCAGATACCGATAATGAAAAAATTCTGATGGCATGGCTGAAAAAAATAATGATAAACACCTCTATAGATGCACTACGCAGATCAAGCATGATGCCTGAGATTGGTGGTATTCCTGAGTATGTGTGGGATACCCCTGATGACAGCAACAAAGCAGACCAGGTACTCTTATACAACGATCTTATCGCTATGGTAAAAAACCTGCAACCAAATTACAGAACTGTTTTTAATCTCTATGTTATTGATGGTTATTCACACACAGAAATTGCAGAAATATTGAATATATCAGTCGGCACTTCAAAATCCAGCCTTTCAAGAGCCAGAAACTTATTACAATCAGGTATAAAAAAAATGGAGGATGCAACTGCATGCAGGATGTAG
- a CDS encoding outer membrane beta-barrel protein, with amino-acid sequence MQDVGEHMDELFRKAADNYMLKEGESNWNKIAGQLEPSVVAPVVPETKNKRTGKHIITANLLLLCFASGILFNKYALINKVIPVNTKHQTNNTSADKLNESILSPGEEKIQQDKVVINDQNKNTQPYLDHNRITTAANRPDKKDQLIYTPGIKYNIARIDDKNIPHIKNFPASDNKIDNEQVTLIQSPELLTVSNHKPVDAKQTLSNDSASNNPAIKLTVKNKHGMYYGLLAGAGFTTVKSQSFTKPGFDIGIAAGYQLSARSSVEINVLYTHKYYYSDGKYFSMDKMKNDMPQDMKIMSVKGNSSIIEIPLKFRYNIVQGTNNAVYASAGISSYILVNEKNNYTTSINGNTGNMHSNYTNTSGYFAGAFNISAGYAHSVGKNNTIRFEPYVTIPAKGIGIGSLPVSTSGVHVFFTIAPHK; translated from the coding sequence ATGCAGGATGTAGGCGAACATATGGATGAATTATTCCGCAAGGCAGCAGATAATTATATGCTGAAAGAAGGAGAAAGCAACTGGAACAAAATCGCCGGTCAGTTAGAGCCTTCTGTCGTGGCGCCTGTTGTGCCCGAAACTAAAAACAAAAGAACAGGAAAACACATAATAACAGCTAATCTTCTTTTATTATGCTTTGCTTCAGGTATTTTGTTTAATAAATATGCACTTATTAATAAAGTAATACCCGTAAATACAAAACATCAAACCAATAACACAAGCGCTGACAAATTAAATGAAAGCATTTTATCACCAGGTGAAGAGAAAATACAGCAGGATAAAGTGGTAATAAATGATCAGAATAAAAACACACAGCCTTACCTTGATCACAATAGAATTACAACTGCTGCAAATCGACCTGACAAGAAAGATCAATTGATTTACACGCCAGGCATTAAATATAATATTGCCCGTATTGATGATAAAAATATTCCTCATATTAAAAACTTTCCTGCTTCGGACAATAAAATAGATAATGAACAAGTAACTTTAATTCAGTCCCCGGAACTACTTACTGTATCAAACCATAAACCTGTTGACGCAAAACAAACCTTATCTAATGACAGTGCATCAAATAACCCGGCAATTAAGCTGACGGTGAAAAATAAACATGGTATGTATTATGGCTTACTGGCAGGTGCAGGTTTTACTACTGTTAAAAGCCAAAGCTTTACCAAACCTGGTTTTGATATAGGTATTGCCGCAGGCTATCAGTTATCCGCAAGATCATCGGTAGAAATAAATGTATTGTACACGCATAAATATTATTACAGTGATGGTAAGTATTTCAGTATGGATAAAATGAAAAATGATATGCCACAGGATATGAAAATCATGAGTGTTAAAGGCAATAGCAGCATTATTGAAATACCATTAAAATTCAGGTATAACATAGTTCAGGGAACAAACAATGCAGTATATGCTTCTGCAGGAATATCATCTTATATACTGGTTAATGAGAAAAATAATTATACTACCTCAATCAATGGCAACACGGGTAATATGCATAGCAATTATACAAACACATCAGGATACTTTGCGGGTGCATTTAATATAAGCGCAGGTTATGCCCACAGCGTAGGAAAAAATAATACAATACGTTTTGAACCTTATGTAACAATACCTGCAAAGGGCATCGGTATTGGTAGTCTTCCTGTTTCAACTTCAGGTGTGCATGTATTTTTTACAATAGCCCCGCACAAATAA
- a CDS encoding lactonase family protein, translated as MKKTQALTAIAMSMLLFSACKKENELSKVQGVVSTSLQDMISEHGANPDEAIFAANAAGTGGGHLYTQSNAAEQNTIWVFSQSADGMLTKQQEVNSGGAGYGAGLGSQGALILNETHSLLFAVNAGDNTVSSFSVAADGNLTLKHTAASGGAKPNSVAVHGNILYVLNTGSSSICGFAIGSDGELTKIEGSWHALSDTAVDAPQISFEPTGQALYVTEKATNKIDRFTLNPNGAVASADFMPSTGETPFGFDYARNKKFLVVSNAVMGLADAGSCTSYSLSANGMLNDRNGAVANNQGAPCWVGTTKHGTFAYVANTGNGTLSSYYISETGNLYLINAAAGAAGLSTIDVIVSSDNRYTYAIGAASHTLEGFERKPFGQLNHIGTVSSLPDFAAGLAVY; from the coding sequence ATGAAAAAGACGCAAGCACTTACGGCTATCGCTATGTCTATGCTTTTATTCAGCGCATGTAAAAAAGAAAATGAATTATCTAAAGTGCAAGGTGTTGTAAGCACATCTCTGCAGGACATGATAAGCGAGCATGGCGCCAATCCTGATGAAGCTATCTTTGCTGCAAATGCAGCAGGAACAGGTGGCGGGCATCTTTACACACAAAGCAATGCAGCGGAACAAAACACAATATGGGTATTTAGCCAAAGTGCAGATGGTATGTTAACCAAACAGCAGGAAGTTAATTCAGGTGGTGCAGGTTATGGTGCAGGGCTTGGATCACAAGGTGCACTGATATTAAATGAAACACATAGCTTGCTCTTTGCAGTAAATGCAGGTGATAATACAGTGTCTTCCTTTAGCGTTGCTGCAGATGGCAACCTTACATTAAAACATACTGCGGCATCAGGTGGTGCAAAACCAAACAGTGTTGCAGTACATGGAAACATTTTGTATGTGCTTAACACAGGTAGCTCTTCTATCTGTGGTTTTGCAATCGGTTCCGATGGTGAGCTCACCAAAATAGAAGGCTCATGGCATGCATTAAGCGATACTGCAGTTGATGCACCACAGATAAGTTTTGAGCCTACAGGTCAGGCACTGTATGTTACAGAAAAAGCAACCAATAAAATAGATCGCTTTACACTTAACCCAAATGGTGCTGTTGCATCTGCAGACTTTATGCCTTCTACAGGCGAAACACCTTTTGGTTTTGATTATGCCCGCAATAAAAAATTCCTTGTTGTATCTAATGCGGTAATGGGTCTTGCAGACGCAGGATCATGTACTTCATATAGTCTTTCTGCAAACGGAATGCTTAACGACAGGAATGGCGCGGTTGCCAATAACCAGGGTGCACCTTGCTGGGTTGGTACTACCAAACATGGAACTTTTGCTTATGTGGCTAATACCGGTAACGGAACATTGTCCTCATATTACATCTCAGAAACAGGCAATCTTTATCTTATAAATGCTGCTGCAGGCGCAGCCGGCCTGTCAACAATAGATGTAATAGTAAGTTCAGACAACCGTTACACTTATGCAATAGGTGCGGCTTCGCATACACTGGAGGGGTTTGAAAGAAAACCTTTCGGTCAGCTCAATCATATCGGCACTGTTTCATCACTACCTGATTTTGCAGCGGGTCTTGCTGTTTATTAA